The Haloarchaeobius amylolyticus genome window below encodes:
- a CDS encoding HesB/IscA family protein codes for MSTGTAEGDVGTRIEVTETAADEALSLLESEDMDTDVSGLRLFVQQGGCAGLSYGMRFDDEPESDDTIFEHHGLRVFVDPASMKYIEGSVLDYEGGLQGAGFHVENPNVVSECGCGESFRT; via the coding sequence ATGAGTACGGGAACCGCTGAGGGCGACGTCGGCACCCGCATCGAGGTGACGGAGACGGCCGCCGACGAGGCGCTGTCCCTCCTCGAGAGCGAGGACATGGACACCGACGTCTCGGGGCTTCGACTGTTCGTCCAGCAGGGCGGCTGCGCCGGCCTCTCGTACGGGATGCGATTCGACGACGAACCGGAGTCCGACGACACCATCTTCGAGCACCACGGACTGCGCGTCTTCGTCGACCCGGCGAGCATGAAGTACATCGAGGGCAGCGTGCTCGACTACGAGGGCGGGCTGCAGGGCGCCGGCTTCCACGTCGAGAACCCGAACGTCGTCAGCGAGTGCGGCTGTGGCGAATCGTTCCGGACGTAA
- a CDS encoding PAS domain-containing response regulator: MSRSIRVLHVDDDEALLDLTKTMLEREHDSMVVETETDAHEALSKLDGDATYDCIVSDYDMPGMDGLTFLSAVQERHHDLPFILFTGKGSEEIASRAISAGVTEYLQKGGGTDRYLVLANRIDNAVAKYRAERERRKSRERYRALIEYSSDSVAILDAEGVFQYVSPAAEGILGYPPEELVGTSSFEYVHPDDRESVKTAFRECLDDPSVRPTATYRFEHGDGTWHVLESRAANRRDDPAVEGFVVNTRDVTEQHEAKQQLREERELFDAALDALPDTFYISHPDGTAWRWNQALQDLMGYTEQEMRELPPEQFFAEEDRERIASVIEEVHAGETVVYEARVLTKSGETVPKRLSATMLTDDDGEPMALCGIGVDTDLSPEGVD; encoded by the coding sequence ATGTCGCGCTCCATCAGGGTGCTTCACGTCGACGACGACGAGGCGCTGCTCGACCTGACCAAGACCATGCTGGAGCGCGAGCACGACAGCATGGTCGTCGAGACGGAGACCGACGCACACGAGGCACTGTCGAAACTCGACGGCGATGCGACCTACGACTGCATCGTGAGCGACTACGACATGCCCGGGATGGACGGGCTGACGTTCCTCTCGGCGGTGCAGGAGCGCCACCACGACCTCCCCTTCATCCTCTTCACCGGGAAGGGGTCCGAAGAGATCGCCAGCCGGGCCATCTCCGCGGGGGTGACCGAGTACCTCCAGAAGGGCGGCGGCACCGACCGCTACCTCGTGCTGGCGAACCGCATCGACAACGCCGTCGCGAAGTACAGAGCCGAGCGCGAGCGCCGCAAGAGCCGGGAGCGCTACCGGGCGCTCATCGAGTACTCCTCGGACTCGGTCGCCATCCTCGACGCCGAGGGCGTCTTCCAGTACGTCAGCCCGGCCGCCGAGGGCATCCTCGGCTATCCCCCCGAAGAACTCGTCGGCACGAGCTCCTTCGAGTACGTCCACCCCGACGACCGCGAGTCCGTGAAGACCGCCTTCCGCGAGTGTCTCGACGACCCCTCGGTCCGGCCGACGGCGACCTACCGGTTCGAGCACGGCGACGGGACCTGGCACGTCCTGGAATCGCGGGCCGCGAACCGCCGCGACGACCCCGCCGTCGAGGGGTTCGTCGTCAACACCCGCGACGTGACCGAACAGCACGAGGCGAAACAGCAACTCAGGGAGGAACGCGAACTGTTCGACGCCGCCCTCGACGCCCTCCCGGACACGTTCTACATCTCGCACCCGGACGGGACGGCCTGGCGCTGGAACCAGGCGTTGCAGGACCTGATGGGCTACACCGAACAGGAGATGCGCGAGTTACCGCCGGAGCAGTTCTTCGCCGAGGAGGACCGCGAGCGGATCGCCTCGGTCATCGAGGAGGTCCACGCGGGCGAGACCGTCGTCTACGAGGCACGGGTCCTCACGAAGTCGGGAGAGACGGTCCCGAAGCGACTCAGCGCCACCATGCTGACCGACGACGATGGCGAGCCGATGGCCCTGTGTGGCATCGGCGTCGACACCGACCTCTCGCCGGAGGGCGTCGACTAG
- the hisD gene encoding histidinol dehydrogenase: MNLQPVADLGPDDRRNLFERDAGIDEIRGDVRDIVERVAEEGDVAVREFSEEFDGVAVGNLDVSDAAERAYEDLDEELRETIETAAANVREFHERQVPDDWRDEFPSESGTRELGRRFRPLQRVGVYAPGGTAAYPSSVIMGVVPAKVAGVDEVVVCTPPAEELNPVTLAAIHAAGADEVYSVGGAQAVAAMAYGTESVPAVQKVVGPGNRWVTAAKAEVQGDVAIDFLAGPSEILVVADETATPEYVAADLVAQAEHDPNASVVCVTDDEALAEAVVESVDEQVGEREREATIREALENDASGVFVARSMSEAILFAEEYAAEHLSIQADDDEAILDRISNAGSVFLGPYTPVAAGDYASGTNHVLPTGGMAKRHGGLSVDSFLRSTTVQRLDRDGLDSLSDTITTLAEAEGLDAHAESVRKRFE; the protein is encoded by the coding sequence ATGAACCTGCAACCGGTGGCCGACCTCGGCCCCGACGACCGACGGAACCTCTTCGAGCGGGACGCCGGCATCGACGAGATCCGCGGCGACGTCCGCGACATCGTCGAGCGCGTCGCCGAGGAGGGCGACGTGGCGGTCCGGGAGTTCTCCGAGGAGTTCGACGGCGTAGCGGTCGGCAACCTCGACGTCTCCGACGCGGCCGAGCGCGCCTACGAGGACCTCGACGAGGAGTTACGCGAGACCATCGAGACGGCGGCGGCGAACGTCCGCGAGTTCCACGAGCGCCAGGTCCCCGACGACTGGCGCGACGAGTTCCCGAGCGAATCCGGCACACGCGAGCTGGGCCGGCGCTTCCGACCCCTCCAGCGCGTCGGCGTCTACGCGCCCGGCGGGACCGCGGCGTACCCGTCCTCGGTCATCATGGGCGTCGTCCCCGCGAAGGTGGCCGGCGTGGACGAGGTCGTCGTCTGCACCCCGCCCGCCGAGGAGCTGAACCCGGTCACGCTGGCGGCCATCCACGCCGCCGGCGCGGACGAGGTGTACTCCGTGGGCGGCGCCCAGGCCGTGGCCGCGATGGCCTACGGGACCGAGTCCGTCCCGGCGGTCCAGAAGGTCGTCGGACCGGGCAACCGCTGGGTGACGGCCGCGAAGGCCGAGGTGCAGGGCGACGTAGCAATCGACTTCCTCGCCGGTCCCTCGGAGATCCTGGTCGTCGCCGACGAGACGGCGACCCCCGAGTACGTCGCTGCCGACCTCGTCGCCCAGGCCGAGCACGACCCGAACGCCTCCGTCGTCTGCGTCACCGACGACGAGGCCCTGGCCGAGGCCGTCGTCGAATCGGTCGACGAGCAGGTCGGCGAGCGCGAGCGCGAGGCGACCATCCGCGAGGCACTCGAGAACGACGCCTCAGGCGTCTTCGTCGCCCGGTCGATGAGCGAGGCCATCCTCTTCGCCGAGGAGTACGCCGCCGAGCACCTCTCCATCCAGGCCGACGACGACGAGGCCATCCTCGACCGCATCTCGAACGCCGGTAGCGTCTTCCTCGGCCCCTACACCCCGGTCGCGGCCGGCGACTACGCCTCCGGGACGAACCACGTCCTGCCGACCGGCGGGATGGCGAAGCGCCACGGCGGCCTCTCGGTCGACTCGTTCCTGCGGTCGACGACGGTCCAGCGACTCGACCGCGACGGCCTCGACTCGCTCTCGGACACCATCACGACGCTCGCAGAAGCCGAAGGGCTTGACGCCCACGCCGAGAGCGTCCGGAAACGGTTCGAGTAG